AGAAGACGCCGGAAATCACGGCCTGAGAGGCAATCACGGTCGCCAGCGTCGCCAGCACCAGCAACGGAATCAGCGCCCAGCCGGGTGCGAGCAGGAAAAACGGGTTCTGAATAGACTCGGGATGACTGAGCAGCAACGCCCCCTGTCCGAAGTAGTTCATCACCAGCGCAGGGCCGACCAGCGCAAACCACGCAATACGGATCGGTTTTTTACCAAAGTGGCCCATATCGGCGTACAGCGCCTCGCCGCCGGTGACCGACAGCACCACCATGCCCAGCGCGAAGAATGATACGGTTTTGAATTCGACAAAGAAATGCAGCGCCCAGTAAGGGTTCAGCGCCTGAAGAACATCCGGGTTACGCATGATACCGCCAATGCCCAGCACCCCCAGTGTAATAAACCACACCACCATAACCGGTGCGAAGATTTTCCCCACCGTGGCGGTACCGTTTTTCTGGATAAAAAACAGCAGCGTCAGCACAGCAATGGAGGCAGGAATGATAAAGCGGTCGAAGGCCGGGGCGATGAGTTCCAGCCCTTCAATAGCGGAAAGCACCGAGATAGCAGGTGTGATGACACCGTCCCCGTAGAAGAAACTGCCCCCGACCAGCCCGAGAAACATAATAATGGGCACCCAGCGCGGACTGAGGTTCCGAACCGCCAGCGTCATCAGAGTGAGGATCCCTCCTTCACCATCATTATCGGCGCGCATCACAAAGATGATGTACTTGATCGATACCACCAGCATCAGCAACCAGAAAATGAGCGACAGAAATCCGAACAGTGAACTTTGGGTCAGGGTGATGCCCGCCTGTCCGGTCAGACATTCCCGCAGTGTATAGAGCGGGCTGGTACCGATATCGCCATAAACAACGCCGATGCAGGCACCTGTTGCACTGAGAATTGACGACTTCTTTTGTATTTTTTTCATGAGTCTTCGCCATGTTTTAGAGCTGCATATGCCGCCCCATTCACGCAGTATAGATGCTGCCACCTGCCTTTCCCCTTAAACAGACTCACTATCTTTTAGAACGGGAGGGTAACTGCGATGACATTTGGCATAAGTCACTGAGCACTTAAATTCTTCTGCTAACTCATTTTTTTCTCACTCTTCTTCTAATGCCCTTTCTAAATCGAAGCCATTTCATACAAATATAGCCAGTGCTAACATTCTTAACCAATACTATAACTAATTGAATATTATGGTTTTTTTATTTTATTTTTTGTGGCAAACTGCACGCCTCTTTTAATAAAACGCCTTTTGAAGTGCGAAAGGTCTGACTGGTCCGTTTTATGCAATTTTATACGATCATTATCCTGGCGTTTGGTATGTCAATGGATGCCTTCGCGGCGGCTATCGGTAAGGGTGCAGCACTGCACCGGCCACCTTTGAAAGAAGCATTACGCACCGGGCTTATTTTTGGTGTGATTGAAGCTATTACACCGGTGATCGGCTGGGCAATTGGCCTCGCGGCGTCGCAGTTCATCATGGACTGGGATCATTGGGTCGCATTCACCCTTCTTCTGGTGCTGGGTTTACGCATGATTTGGGAAGGATTCAGAAAGGATACTGCCGAAGAAATCGAGGTACCCCGCCGTCACGGCTTCTGGCTGCTGGTCACTACCGCCATTGCCACCAGCCTGGACGCCATGGCGGTTGGTGTGGGCCTTGCTTTCCTTCAGGTGAATATACTTGTAATGGCGCTGACCATCGGTGCTGCCACAACGATTATGGCCACCTCCGGCATGCTGCTGGGCCGCTTTCTCGGCGCGGCTATCGGTAAATGGGCGGAAGTACTGGGCGGCGTCGTGCTTATCGGTATTGGCTCCTCGATCCTCATCGAACATCTCGGGTTGTTAAACTGACCTCCCGACACAGACAGAAAAAAAGAGAAAGGGAACCCCGGTTCCCTTTTTCATGTCCTGCACCTGCCCCCTCCCTCCTCTGTTTTTCAACGCTGAAACCGGTAACATCGAACCCTTGAAGTTCTCATTAATAGACTGCGCGACTTACATGATTCCCGACCCGGCACGTCTTTTGCGGGGTTAAGTCCTGCTTTAAGTACAGGGCCTTGCGCATTTACTATTTTGCGACCCGCCTCACAGTGAGGTTTTAAAATTAAGACTATTTTTTTTCGAGTCGATAACTCGTTATCTGATTGATTATAAATGCATTTATTTCAATTATGATTGCCCTGATAAATCACTTTCTGATAAATGCTTCCGCCGCACAGATAAGGGACTCACAGCATGGCGATCAATGGAACCCGTTTTACCTTCACCGCAGGCACCGCGACACGCGACACCTTCGCCGTCGTCAGTTTTCATCTTTCCCAATGTTACTCCGAGCTTTTCACTCTGAACGTAGTGCTGTTGAGCAGCGACCCGGCCGTCGGTGTCGATAAAGTTTTAGACGAAATGGCGACCCTCACTATCTGGCAGGGCGAGGAGATAAAACGGCGGGTGCGCGGCATCGTGACCTTTTTCGAGCAGGGAGACACCGGCAAACACCAGACGCAGTACCGCCTGACCATCCGCCCTTATTTCTGGCGCAGCTCCCAGCGACAAAACTGCCGCAGTTTTCAAAATCTGAACATCGTCGCCATCCTCGACCCGCTGCTCAGAGAGATGGGCGTTCTTAAACACGACACGCTGTTTCGCTCCAGCCATAACTGGCGGGAGTTTTGCGTCCAGTTTATGGAAAGCGATTACGATTTTATTTCGCGGCTGGCTGCTGAAGAGGGGATTTTCTTTTACGAGGAAGAGTTCCTCAAGGCCAACGATCAGAAGCTCACCTTTGCGGATAACTGTAGCGCTCTGATCAGCATCGGCGCGTTCCCGTATAACCCGAACGCCGCCTCCGAAGCGGCCACTTACTGCATCAGCAACTTCCGCCGCACCGCGCGGGTGCGCCCTTCAAAAGTGATCACGCAGGACTACACCTTTACCGCGCCGAACTGGCCGGCGCAGTACCAGGAAAAAGCCACAAAGATGGTGCATCAGCACACGGTGTACGACATTTTTGACTACCCGGGGCGGTTCAAAGACGAGCAACACGGCGCCGATTTTGCCCAATATCAGATGGAAGGCTGGCGCAATAACGCCGACGTGGTGATTGGCAGCACCAATTCGCCGCAGTTTTATCCCGGCGTACGCTTTGCCCTGACCGGCCATCCGCGCGAAGACCTGAACGCCAACTGGCAGGTGGTCGCCATTGAAATGCACGGCGAGCAGCCGCAGGCCCGCATCGGCAACGAAGGTCAGGGCACCACGCTGCATACCGAGTTTGAAGTCATCCCTTCCACCCAAACCTGGCGACCTGTGCCAAAGCCCAAGCCGCGCATCGACGGTCCGCAAATCGCCATCGTCACCGGCCCACCGGGAGAGGAAATCTTCTGCGACGAACACGGCCGCGTACGGGTGAAGTTCGCATGGGATCGTTATAACAAAGCCGACAACTACAGCTCCTGCTGGATCCGCGTTTCACAAGCGT
Above is a window of Enterobacteriaceae bacterium Kacie_13 DNA encoding:
- the tssI gene encoding type VI secretion system tip protein VgrG; translated protein: MAINGTRFTFTAGTATRDTFAVVSFHLSQCYSELFTLNVVLLSSDPAVGVDKVLDEMATLTIWQGEEIKRRVRGIVTFFEQGDTGKHQTQYRLTIRPYFWRSSQRQNCRSFQNLNIVAILDPLLREMGVLKHDTLFRSSHNWREFCVQFMESDYDFISRLAAEEGIFFYEEEFLKANDQKLTFADNCSALISIGAFPYNPNAASEAATYCISNFRRTARVRPSKVITQDYTFTAPNWPAQYQEKATKMVHQHTVYDIFDYPGRFKDEQHGADFAQYQMEGWRNNADVVIGSTNSPQFYPGVRFALTGHPREDLNANWQVVAIEMHGEQPQARIGNEGQGTTLHTEFEVIPSTQTWRPVPKPKPRIDGPQIAIVTGPPGEEIFCDEHGRVRVKFAWDRYNKADNYSSCWIRVSQAWAGTGFGNIAIPRVGQEVIVDFLNGDPDQPIIIGRTYHASNRAPGSLPGTKTQMAIRSQTYKGSGYNELMFEDATGQERLSMHAQKDMQLKVLNSKDVRVNYDRTVSIGHDESLVVANDRKITVEGKQDHKTTKDYVNLIEGNHHIEVKGDLAQKVAGALGISVQGDIVLQSESKISLRVGNSFVVIHSAGVDIKGAKINLNGGGIPGEVILPMRPMILKAAAGEGSVFVSHCPMDEK
- the mntP gene encoding manganese efflux pump MntP, encoding MQFYTIIILAFGMSMDAFAAAIGKGAALHRPPLKEALRTGLIFGVIEAITPVIGWAIGLAASQFIMDWDHWVAFTLLLVLGLRMIWEGFRKDTAEEIEVPRRHGFWLLVTTAIATSLDAMAVGVGLAFLQVNILVMALTIGAATTIMATSGMLLGRFLGAAIGKWAEVLGGVVLIGIGSSILIEHLGLLN